From Coffea arabica cultivar ET-39 chromosome 10e, Coffea Arabica ET-39 HiFi, whole genome shotgun sequence, one genomic window encodes:
- the LOC140014977 gene encoding uncharacterized protein, producing the protein MYETQSMQQPPTQCGQPHETHAESSERQLENEIDIGEGDSERQPSEQPSQAGTQASKITNLRRSSRLSSKWKGDVTAAETTRESEDRGPQTTQQTRATNASNENPLLNDGMEMELNSNNGSSDEEIQEVNMNYTNFDMEKFMKNPEFEVGMKFGSKGLFREAIRNYSILTGRPVFMYTNDKSRLRAKCVAPCPWFVYASKVPALNNSDFVLKTLNDVHNHCSHAWKNKHMSTSWLANRYEDQIKSNMYMPAKQIRQVVDEQYKCEISRSMAYKARTKARKNIKGSVAEQYAFVWEYAAELQRTHPNTTIDIQYNPRNDPDERPTFTRFYCCLGPLKKGFNEGCRPIIALDGCHTKGAYPGQLLTAIGPDPNNGWWPIAWAVVEKEAREQWHWFLSLLIKDLQIATASSHYTFISDQQKGLDSALLELLPYCEHRFCVQHMYRNFKKKHPGQILKDRLWSIATATTVELYEAELDDLKEYDQLAYAWVKRAPPPQHWCPANSTRCSQNNNKSKRSSSGCIY; encoded by the exons ATGTATGAAACACAAAGTATGCAGCAGCCTCCAACACAATGTGGTCAACCACATGAAACTCATGCTGAGTCAAGTGAAAGGCAGCtagaaaatgaaattgataTTGGCGAAGGAGATAGTGAAAGGCAGCCAAGTGAGCAACCTAGCCAAGCAGGAACTCAAGcatcaaaaattacaaatttgaGGAGGAGTTCTAGGTTGAGCAGCAAATGGAAAGGTGATGTCACAGCTGCTGAAACTACACGGGAAAGTGAAGACCGTGGCCCCCAAACTACACAGCAAACACGGGCAACTAATGCTAGCAATGAAAATCCacttttgaatgatggaatgGAGATGGAACTCAACAGCAATAATGGGTCGTCTGACGAGGAAATCCAAGAGGTAAACATGAATTATACTAACTTTGATATGGAGAAGTTTATGAAAAATCCTGAATTTGAGGTTGGTATGAAATTTGGAAGTAAGGGTCTGTTTAGAGAAGCTATTAGGAATTACTCGATTCTTACTGGGAGACCCGTATTTATGTACACAAATGACAAATCTAGATTGAGGGCAAAATGTGTGGCACCCTGTCCGTGGTTTGTGTATGCTTCTAAAGTTCCAGCATTGAACAACTCAGATTTTGTTTTGAAGACATTGAATGATGTTCACAATCATTGCAGTCATGCCTGGAAAAATAAACACATGTCTACCTCTTGGCTGGCAAACAGATATGAAGATCAAATAAAGTCAAATATGTATATGCCAGCAAAGCAAATTAGACAGGTTGTGGATGAACAATATAAGTGTGAGATTAGTAGAAGTATGGCTTACAAGGCAAGGACTAAGGCTAGGAAGAATATTAAGGGAAGTGTAGCAGAACAATATGCTTTTGTTTGGGAATATGCTGCTGAATTACAGAGGACCCATCCAAATACAACAATTGACATTCAATACAATCCGAGAAATGATCCTGATGAGAGACCTACATTTACCAGATTCTATTGCTGTTTAGGACCTCTCAAAAAGGGGTTTAATGAGGGTTGTAGGCCCATTATAGCACTTGATGGGTGTCACACAAAAGGAGCATATCCGGGACAATTGTTGACAGCTATTGGGCCAGATCCCAATAATGGATGGTGGCCCATTGCTTGGGCTGTTGTTGAAAAGGAGGCAAGAGAGCAGTGGCATTGGTTTCTGAGCTTATTGATTAAAGACTTGCAAATAGCCACTGCCAGCAGTCATTACACATTTATTTCGGACCAACAAAAG GGGCTTGATAGTGCACTTTTGGAACTTCTTCCATATTGTGAACACAGATTCTGTGTTCAACACATGtacagaaatttcaagaaaaaacatCCTGGGCAGATTTTAAAAGATAGACTATGGAGCATTGCAACAGCTACAACTGTTGAGTTGTATGAGGCAGAACTTGATGACTTGAAAGAGTATGACCAGCTTGCATATGCATGGGTCAAAAGGGCACCACCACCACAGCATTGGT GTCCGGCGAACTCGACCAGATGCTCCCAGAACAACAACAAGTCAAAAAGATCCTCGTCCGGCTGCATCTACTGA